The stretch of DNA TCAGGTAGATGAAATGATGGCTGTTGTACAGTTGAGGCTTTAACAGAATATACCTGCCTGCTGGAACTTGTTGATTCATCACAATCATCAGACTCATCATCGATTACGTTTATTCTAACTCCATCTGAAATGAATaggaataaatatttattaatttatcatttcatttGCTTTATTGGCAAGACATTTAACATGAACCGATTgatttataactttttcaattacCTGTACTAGATGTATTTTTGTCTGACAAATTTATACGTGATGAAGTACACATGTtgctgtaatttttattattgttataattgttatttatttttttgttgtcattGTTGTGATTCTCGACgtgattaataatttctgAATCAAAATTATCGTTCTTTAATTCTTCACTATCTATCTCTGATTGTTTAAAAACCTCTTcgtcttcatcttcatcaattGAGTAAGCAAAATCGTTggatatattatcatcattgctCTCAATAATATCAAGTTCACTGCCTGAAGTTTTAATGACAGTAGTCTTTTGTTGCTCTTCTAATGTTACCAACACTTTTTGATCATCAACACACATGGAATCATTCATAAAgttttctcttattttttttatggcttCAAATATCGCAACGCCAAGATAAGTAGATGAACGAGATACCCTTTCATCAGAGGTGTCAAAACAAAAGTTATTTCTTCGTAATAGATCCCAGCTGATGTGAATTGCAtcagaaaatatttcattatttttatgaaattcacAATAACAATCACCACTTGagtttttcattgtttaattttgttgttaacTACacgatttgttattttttaatttattgattctCATCGGCAGTTTTAcatgtgttattattatttatttctgcacttgtattttatattgttgattttttttataaataaataataatttaataacaatatattagCGATTTTTTGGTTGTTTGTATTAGAAAAATGctagtagttttttttatttaaacagttGAACTCTCTACAATGCTCTACAGGATTCGAGGAACAACCGGAGAAACTTGGGCTTGTTTGCTTGGCGCTTGgtttttttacagttttttaTGTCTGTTTATGTCAATCgttatgtttttgttttttttttttctttttatactgCTCTGATTGGCTGATTGGCTAGTATCAAATGGTATCAAGTTGGCTGTAGAGTGAGCGCGAgaagaagaaacaaaaaaagagataGAAAGATCTCCTGACTCGGCTTTCAATCAAAATAAGCAAAATTCctcgaatatattttttatgaaattaataagagtaaaaaatatcaagagagagagagagagagagagagaaaacatacttttttaaaatttatttttaacgataattgttgatacttttttttaaaaaaaacgaatgaaTTAGCATGCATTCATAAcgacaaattatttttgaatattctttaaatagttggtaattttatttttatttgactgtCGAAAAAGGAAAATGCTtcacaaataacaaaaacataaataattatttgttgcaattgttcatatatttaaaaatacactttGTTCGTGTTAGTTACACAAACTGGAATGTacataatgtattatttattttatttttttatcatcagtattattaataatattctatttttttttgtcaatgattttaaatacattttggcactaaatttttttgaaatacaaacattttaagatataattttaacataaaaaccGACTGGGCATTTCTTTTGTATACTTATGTTTAGGTATATACGAcggatattgattgtttatttttttttttcttttgatgaaGTACTCTGctgtttatcatcattattttcgaACTTGAAAGAAAATGGTTTACTGAGAAGATTCATGACCGCTTCACGATGGCCCAACAACTCAGCTGGTTTGTGATTTGTACCAGCATGCCATGCTAAAATTGCACCAACTGATATAATATCCTTTTCATGTAGttctttaataatatcatacaCAAAACCTttaatcaaacaataaatacatttttttattaattaaaattcatatcaataattgataatgttTAAAGCATGTTAAGCTTCATCAACTATCACTATAAATTGGTAGAAATACAAAGGGAATTTACCTGGAGGATTGCcgtatttataattaacatcAGTCAATGCATATAAACATTGTAATTCTGATTCAAAATTAGAACCAATATAATCCTTTATAATAGGTAAAAGAAATTGTGAACAAGTTggttgataaaaattcatttcaccAAAAAAGTATTTGGAACTTTCTTTTGAGTCAATACCAGATTCTAATATTGCTGTAAAAAGTATTCTGACGAATTTcggttcttttattttttcttcaacaacaTTTTTTGTTACCCAATTTTTCCAAGCTTTATCATGAGGACTACTTTcacgtaataattttaataatcgttTGCTTAGTTGGTCTGTTTCaccaattgttaaaaattgtaaatcatTAGCATACA from Aphidius gifuensis isolate YNYX2018 linkage group LG4, ASM1490517v1, whole genome shotgun sequence encodes:
- the LOC122854861 gene encoding uncharacterized protein LOC122854861, which codes for MDQKNCNVKYPHIDQQIKTLIDVSERVSDTDIFIEIAIDRFNTKIERSASPEFIRRSLVLFNREESFEARKKYWSFVAQMIISRRITLSLFQSEYCQMLEETTGKDIEFNVLWIYKAEILKTLIIRGAYPLKNLIRTTSGLKKRGLVGKLVGNLLKILVESEGKTLIAEKWNESGIEWKDLFDKSLEDPDDIMYANDLQFLTIGETDQLSKRLLKLLRESSPHDKAWKNWVTKNVVEEKIKEPKFVRILFTAILESGIDSKESSKYFFGEMNFYQPTCSQFLLPIIKDYIGSNFESELQCLYALTDVNYKYGNPPGFVYDIIKELHEKDIISVGAILAWHAGTNHKPAELLGHREAVMNLLSKPFSFKFENNDDKQQSTSSKEKKK